The Schistocerca cancellata isolate TAMUIC-IGC-003103 chromosome 4, iqSchCanc2.1, whole genome shotgun sequence genome contains a region encoding:
- the LOC126183944 gene encoding translation initiation factor IF-2-like — MGKMQKWEITQIWEKRKYGEKRKYGEKRKYGKKRKHGEKRKHGEKRKHGEKRKHGEKRKNGEKRKHGEKRKHGEKRKHGEKRKYGEKRKYGEKRKYGEKRKYRENRKYGEKRKYGEKRKYGEKRKYGEKRKYGKKRKYGKKRKYGEKRKYGENHKYGENRKYLKTANMGKTQIWEKMQIWEKRKYGKNANMGKTQIWEKRKYGKNANMGKTQIWEKTQIWEKTQIWEKRKYGKNANMAKTQIWQKRKYGKNANMAKTQIWEKRKYGKHANMGKTQLWEKSNYEKNANMGKSQKWENRKYGKNANTAKTHIWQKRKFGKNENMAKTQIWQKRKYGKNANM; from the coding sequence atgggaaaaatgcaaaaatgggagataacgcaaatatgggaaaaacgcaaatatggagaaaaacgcaaatatggggaaaaacgcaaatatgggaaaaaacgcaaacatggggaaaaacgcaaacatggggaaaaacgcaaacatggggaaaaacgcaaacatggggaaaaacgcaaaaatggggaaaaacgcaaacatggggaaaaacgcaaacatggggaaaaacgcaaacatggggaaaaacgcaaatatggggaaaaacgaaaatatggggagaaacgcaaatatggggaaaaacgcaaatatagggaaaatcgcaaatatggggaaaaacgcaaatatggggaaaaacgcaaatatggggaaaaacgcaaatatggggaaaaacgcaaatatgggaaaaaacgcaaatatgggaaaaaacgcaaatatggggaaaaacgcaaatatggggaaaaccacaaatatggggaaaaccgcaaatatttgaaaaccgcaaatatgggaaaaacgcaaatatgggaaaaaatgcaaatatgggaaaaacgcaaatatgggaaaaacgcaaatatgggaaaaacgcaaatatgggaaaaacgcaaatatgggaaaaacgcaaatatgggaaaaacgcaaatatgggaaaaaacgcaaatatgggaaaaaacgcaaatatgggaaaaacgcaaatatggcaaaaacgcaaatatggcaaaaacgcaaatatggcaaaaacgcaaatatggcaaaaacgcaaatatggcaaaaacgcaaatatgggaaaaacgcaaatatgggaaacacgcaaatatgggaaaaacgcaactatgggaaaaaagcaactatgagaaaaacgcaaatatgggaaaatcgcaaaaatgggaaaatcgcaaatacgggaaaaacgcaaatacggcaaaaacgcacatatggcaaaaacgcaaatttggcaaaaacgaaaatatggcaaaaacgcaaatatggcaaaaacgcaaatatggcaaaaacgcaaatatgtga
- the LOC126183943 gene encoding uncharacterized protein LOC126183943, giving the protein MLKTEIWQIPNIGKTQIWKNANTGKTQIWQKRTYGKNANMAKTQIWQKRKYGEKRKYGEKRKYGEKRKYGKKRKYGKNANMGKTQIWDKRKYGKNANMAKTQIWQRRKYGKDANMAKTQIWQRRKYGKDANKAKTQIWERHKYGKDKYGKYTKMGNTHIRQKRKYGKNGNMGKTEIC; this is encoded by the coding sequence ATgttaaaaacggaaatatggcaaatcccaaatataggaaaaacgcaaatatggaaaaacgcaaatacgggaaaaacgcaaatatggcaaaaacgcacatatggcaaaaacgcaaatatggcaaaaacgcaaatatggcaaaaacgcaaatatggggaaaaacgcaaatatggggaaaaacgcaaatatggggaaaaacgcaaatatgggaaaaaacgcaaatatgggaaaaacgcaaatatgggaaaaacgcaaatatgggacaaacgcaaatatgggaaaaacgcaaatatggcaaagacgcaaatatggcaaagacgcaaatatggcaaagacgcaaatatggcaaagacgcaaatatggcaaagacgcaaatatggcaaagacgcaaataaggcaaagacacaaatatgggaaagacacaaatatgggaaagacaaatATGGGAAATACACAAAAATGGGAAATACGCATAtaaggcaaaaacggaaatatgggaaaaacggaaatatgggaaaaacggaaatatgttaa